In Candidatus Omnitrophota bacterium, a genomic segment contains:
- a CDS encoding Na/Pi symporter, with the protein MELTKPGACEYAVSKSPQKPAESKFSALFRFLFWILLLYLFLLSIGLMGAGFKALGNGFAAKVLNTTAHPIVALMIGVIATSLVQSSSTTTSIIVGMVAGGSLPIRNAVPILMGANVGTTITNMLVAMGHVTRKEEFRRAYAGATVHDFFNLLAVGILLPIELYTHILERSAIFLSASLEGMEGLKFTSPVKTIIKPAIDGIKHLLTDTIHLSHTAMGWTLVAMSFVLLVLSLTGLVQVMRRLVASRSEEVFHRVLCRSGIQAMIVGMLFTAFVQSSSITTSVLVPMVGAGILTVTQVYPVTLGANVGTTVTALLASMTGNSTAVAVALVHLLFNVYAILIFYPIRFMRRIPIWLAETLAGIVTRRWWFAIIYILCVFFVIPGIVIYLTK; encoded by the coding sequence ATGGAACTGACCAAACCTGGAGCTTGCGAATACGCGGTTTCGAAGTCCCCCCAGAAACCCGCAGAGTCTAAGTTCTCTGCGCTGTTCCGGTTCCTATTCTGGATCCTTCTGCTTTACTTATTTCTATTATCCATAGGTCTGATGGGCGCAGGTTTCAAGGCGTTGGGCAACGGCTTTGCTGCCAAAGTCCTCAACACCACGGCACATCCTATCGTCGCCTTGATGATCGGTGTGATCGCCACTTCCCTGGTCCAGAGTTCTTCGACCACCACTTCGATCATTGTCGGTATGGTAGCTGGAGGAAGCCTGCCCATCCGAAACGCGGTCCCCATTCTGATGGGTGCCAATGTGGGCACAACCATCACTAATATGCTCGTGGCCATGGGCCATGTGACCCGGAAAGAGGAGTTCCGCCGGGCCTATGCTGGAGCCACCGTCCATGATTTCTTCAATCTGCTCGCCGTAGGCATACTCTTACCCATCGAGCTTTACACTCATATTCTCGAGCGAAGCGCCATCTTCCTGTCCGCCTCCTTGGAAGGCATGGAAGGCCTTAAGTTCACCAGTCCGGTCAAGACCATTATTAAGCCCGCCATTGACGGCATTAAGCATCTTCTAACGGACACGATCCATCTTTCTCATACAGCGATGGGGTGGACGCTTGTCGCCATGTCCTTTGTACTTCTGGTCCTCTCGCTTACAGGTCTGGTCCAAGTCATGCGCCGGCTCGTGGCTTCTCGCAGCGAAGAAGTTTTTCACCGTGTGCTGTGCCGGTCCGGGATTCAAGCAATGATCGTGGGTATGCTTTTTACTGCTTTTGTCCAGTCCAGCTCGATCACCACATCGGTTCTTGTGCCAATGGTGGGAGCCGGTATTCTGACTGTGACTCAAGTCTACCCCGTCACGCTGGGCGCAAACGTAGGCACCACAGTCACGGCACTCTTGGCGTCCATGACCGGCAATAGCACCGCTGTAGCCGTTGCCCTCGTGCACCTCTTGTTCAACGTCTACGCAATCCTCATCTTTTACCCAATCCGGTTTATGCGACGCATCCCCATTTGGTTAGCAGAAACACTTGCCGGCATTGTCACACGCCGATGGTGGTTCGCTATCATTTACATCTTGTGCGTTTTCTTTGTCATTCCAGGTATCGTCATCTATCTCACCAAGTAG